Within the Candidatus Zixiibacteriota bacterium genome, the region AGTCAGCGAATCGATATCGAATTCTCTTGCCCGGTCGCCGACTCTTTCGCCAACCGACTGAAGGACGCGGGTCAGGCCGCTGTCGATACTGGAGGCCTCGATTGAGACGATGAGTTGTTTTCCGATGACCGAGTCGGGCTGTTCGATTCCGATTAGCTCGAGGAATCTTTCGGAGACCATTGCCTGTTTGGTGCTGTCGCCGGTGAAGGCCTGTCCGGCGCGCAGTTGCGAAAAGATTTTGGTCTGGACAGCGGCCGATGGAAGCGCCTGAGCGTCGGTTGTGACCTGCGTGTCCGCGATACTGGCGGTGACGGAGAACGACGCCATCGGGTAGGCGAGGTTGACACCCGGTATCTTCGCCAGGGCCTGGACAGCTTTCTGGTCGAGGGGCGGCCGGGGAAGCGAATCGGTGTTGTTTTCCTCGGACCGCGGGTAGGCGTACATGGTGGAGAATAAACCGAGCTCATTGAACTGCTGTTCGACCAGTTGTTGATTGCCGGCGCCGAAAGAAACCATAGAGACGAAAGCGGCGATGGCTATGACCACTCCGGATATTGTCAGAAAGGCGCGGAGTTTCATGCGCCAGAGGTTGTGCACCGAGACGAGTATCAGATCGCGCAGGGTCATTGTTTTTCGCCTCCATCGTTCGACAGTTCATCGGTTGGAGACATTTTGCCGTAGGTCATCCGGACGGTTCGGTGGACGACTTTTTGGGCCATGTCTATGTCGTGGGTGGCCATGACAATGGTAAGGCCCTGTTTGTTCAGGTCACTTATCAGGTTTGCTATCTGGCGGGTGTTTTCCAGGTCGAGATTGCCGGTGGGTTCATCGGCGAAGAGTATTTCCGGATTTTTGACCAGGGCGCGGGCGAGAGCCACTCGTTGTTGTTCGCCGCCGGAAAGGTCGGCAGGGCGGTGATCCAACCGGTCGCCCAGGCCGAGTTTTTCAAGGATCTCGGTGCTTCGAATGCGGCGTTCTTTGGCCGGCGTGTCGTTAAAATAAAGGGCCAGTTCGACATTGCGAAGGGCGGTGTGGTGGGCTATCAGGTTAAACGACTGAAATACCATGCCGACCCGGTGGGCGCGGTAGGCGGCAAGTTCACGTCGCGAAAGGGACTCCAGGGAAGTACCGTCGACTTCTACGCATCCGGAAGTAGGGGTGTCGAGGCCGGCCAGAAGGCTCAAAAGGGTAGATTTTCCTGAACCGGATGAACCTACCACGGCGACAAACTCACCCTTTTTGACGTGGAAATTCACCCGATCGACCGCGCGCACTTCGTGGGTTCCGCGCCGGTAATACCGGCAAAGGTCTACTGTTTCGAGCCAGTTGTTTTGCATAGTCTATTTACGAGAATTTTGGTTTAAAGATGTCAAATCGCTCGGAATAATTCTAAGTAGTCTGGTCGTTAAACACAAACGGTTTTGAGTGACATTTTTCGGTTTGGGCGGATTGTTTAAATCCGCAAATCTTCTTGTTGTTACCCGGCAAAATGCCGAGTATAAATACATATGATGACCACGAAGAATTTGCTCAACTGGGTTGAACTTTCCCAGACGGCGCTGACCAACAATATCAACGCCCTCAAGAGTCTGACCAACGGCAAGCTGATAGCGGTGTGCGTAAAGGCCAATGCTTACGGTCATGGCCTGACCGAGATAGTGTCGATTCTCAAAGATAATAAAGTCGTTGATTATCTCACGGTTCATTCGCTGGAAGAGGCGGCGTTCTGCCGCGGCAGCGGCTGGCGGAAAAGTATCATGATGCTCGGTCCGGTGGCGCTGGCGGATGCCGAGGGCGTTATCGAATTCGATCTTGAGCCGGTGGTTTTCAACAAGGAGTTTCTTGTCCGCCTGGGTAAACTGGGCAAGAAGCACAATCGCGAGATAAGAACGCATTTGAAGCTGGAGACCGGCACGCACCGTCAGGGCATCATGGAAAAGGATCTGCCGGGCCTTGCGGAGGTATATCGCGCATATTCATCTCTGAAGCGTCCGTACGGGGCGAGTATGCATTTTGCCAATATCGAAGATACGACCAGTCATGACTATGCCGAGTTCCAACTCGACAATTATCGCAAGATGATCAAAAAGATGGAATCGTTGAAAATAAAGCCGGTTATCAGGCACACGGCATCATCGGCCGCCACGATTCTGTTTCGTAAGACGCATTATGAGATGGTGCGGCCGGGGATTTCGGTGTACGGGCACTGGCCTTCGAAAGAGACCTATCTGTCGTATCGGCTCAAGGGGGGGCAGAACGATTTGTTCAAGCCGGTGCTTTCGTGGAAGACGAGGATTACCCAAATAAAAAACTTGCCCGCCGATTCGTTTATTGGATATGGTTGTACTTATCGCACGACTTCGCCGACGCGACTGGCGGTGATTCCGATCGGATATTTCGATGGTTACAGTCGGGCTTTGTCGAACCAGTCTTATGTTTTGATTAAGGGGAAGCGCGCGCCGGTGCGGGGACGCATCTGCATGAACCTGACCATGATCGATATTACCGACATCAAGGGTGTAAAACTGGAGGATGAAGTGACAATTATCGGCACCAGTGGCAAGGAGAGAATTTCCGCTGAACTTCTGGCGAGCTGGGGTAACAGCATCAACTATGAGATTCTGGCCAGATTGTCGCCGACAATGCCCCGGATTATCGTATCGTTAGAAAAATCCTAAAATAAGGGACACCGCAGGTCAGGATTTCCCGCTCAAAGTGTAACCTGTTGTAGTATAGCGTAGTAATTAGGCATAAATTTTCAGCCGAAAGATATTTCTCTTGACAGTCTCTGGCAGGAAGGATATACTTCTTGTGAAGCATTTCACATGGGCCAGGATTTTCAGGGGAAGGCTTGAGCACTTAAGGAGCATTTGAGATCATGACTCTTCTCACGAATACAAGAAAACGCATATCCGAGTCTACGATACACCGCTTGTCGCTCTATTATCGTACTCTCTCGCTTTTGGAAAAGGAAAATTACGAGACGGTTTCTTCCAAGGAATTGGCGAAGAGGGAGAAGCTGACGCCGGCTCAGGTGCGTAAGGATCTGTCTTTCTTCGGTTCGTTCGGGACGCGTGGTCTCGGCTACAATGTGAGCGAGCTCAAGCAGAAGATTGAGAATATTCTGGGTATCAACCGTGACTGGAAGGTGGCGTTGATCGGGGTGGGGAATATAGGTTCGGCGCTGGTCAGCTACAAGGAGTTTGCCCGGCAGGGGTTCAATATCGTGAAGCTGTTCGATAACGATCAGCGCAAGATAGGTTCCAATCACAAGGGAATCATTGTTTCGGATATTGCCAATCTCGAGAAAGAGATCAAAGACGCTGATATTTCGATGGTCATTTTGGCGGTGCCGGCGACAGTGGCGCAGTATATAGTCGATGAAGTTGTTAAGGCCGGTGTGACGGCGATTTTGAATTTTGCCCCGATAAATCTTCGGGTGCCCCCCGATGTTCACCTTCGCAACGAGAACATGTCGATGGAGCTTGAGTATCTTTCTTTCGCGATGGTGAACAATCACGCTCCCAGGAAAGTTAAATAGGGTAAGACAGTTCTTTCGCTGAGGCGAAGAACTGGCGCTTACCTCTCTTTTTAAGCGGGACGGTCCGTCTTTTTTAAGGCGGACCGTTTTTTTTCTGTTGCGGAAAAGTATGGGAGGGTCTCCCCACTTTGCCCCATTCGGTTCGGTTTTGAGGGCCTGTTTTGTCACAAGAGTATTACCCCGCAGTGACTTACCTGCGGCACGAAATTTGAGGTGTATTTGTGCGAGGACTTATTTGGAACACGCGGAGGATTAGACTATGAAGAGAATATTCGTGATTATACTGGCTATTTCGCTTGTGACAGCGGGTATTTCATTGGCGGGCGACAGCAAGCAGGGTAACCAGGATAACAAAGAAATTCGTCAGGTCGCCAAAGAGCTTGAGCAGACGAGGGCAAGCCTCGCAAAATTGAACAATCTGGTCGAACAGTGGCACCGAGCCTGTCTGGATACCGATGAGAAGAAAATACATCAGTACGAGCAAGCGATTTACAACTTCATTATTTCAGATATCAATGCCTCGTTTAGAGCTGTGCAGAAAGCCGAGAATGAAGCCGGCGAGTCTCGCGATGACTGGCGATCCGGCGAGGAAACGAGGCGTGAGGCGACCGATGAATACCGTGATTTCGTCAAGCTGAGAAAGATTCTCTCGAGTAAAGAGGGCGTGCTGTTTCGTCTGAAGAACAGCGATTCGTTTTCTCTGAAGTATCGTCTGTTGGCCGAGTATCGCGGGTTGATTCGCGAGGAGCTGGGCATGAGCCGCTGGGAACTGGCCGAGGATCTTCGGGAGCTCAAGAACGACAAATAATGTCGCGCATAGATTTCACTCCTTGTCCGGTTGAGTGAGGCAACCGGTATTTTAACAGCGAAGGGCCGTCGCATGGTAGTGACGGCCCTTATTTTTTTGTGCGTCCGCGTCCAGCGCGGGGATATGCGCCAATTAATTCGGACCGTCAGTTCACATCGCCGACTTCGTCGGGCGACAGGAACTGACGGAGCAGGGTATGGATGAGCCTGGATGTCGAAGCCTCCTTTGCAAGATGGAGGACCATTGCGGACCAGCCGTTGGGCGGATTGGGAAACAGGGGGTTTCGACCTGTCGGGTTTTGTCAGGTCCGAATCCAATTGCGTCGGGTCATGCGTTTGATAAATCAAACGCCTACGGATGCTCTCGAAGTGTTTTCCTTTGTCAGGCCCAAACGAGTTTGAGCCTGCCACCCGTCGGGACAAGCGCTGATAAAATCGAACCGTCAGTTCACATCGCCGACTTCGTCGGGCGACAGGAACTGACGGAGCAGGGTATGGATGAGCCTGGATGTCGAAACCTCCTCCGCCGAGGGCGGAGACCCTTCCGGTCAGGAGATTTCGACCGATGGAGTTGTATCAGGTCCGAGATAAATCAAACGCCTACTATTCGGGGTCGGGTTGGTGTGGTGGCGGGTTCGAAGACGGACCCGCCCTACAGGAGACTGTACTCGAGGCGATGTCCGTTCCGATGTTGTCTGTCAGGGTTTGCGGGCGTAGAGTTTTATCGAGGCGACCCGGCCGTCGTACCTGGCGAAATCGGTAGAGTTGCTTTTGTGCTTTTTGTCCTCGCAGCTGCAGTCGTTGCCGCAGCCGCAGCTATCGGTAAGTCCACCGAGCGCCGAGGCGGTGTAGATCTGTTTACCCAGGACTTTGACATCGACAAATCCCGCTTTTTCGGCGAGAGTGATGTATTCATCTTCTTCGACCGCCCCGGCGATACAGCTCACCCAGGCGGCCATATCATCGCGGAGCTCTTCGGGCAAACCGATCGTGACCAGGTCGGACACCATCATCTGTCCGCCCGGTTTTAGGACGCGGAATGATTCGGCGAAAACTTTTTCTTTGTCGGGTGAGAGGTTGATAACGCAGTTGGAGATAATCCAGTCGATTTCGTTGTCGTCGACCGGCATGTTCTCCATTTCACCCTGGCGAACCTCGGCATTGGTGATGCCGGCTTTTTTGAGATTGGCGCGGCAGGTTTCAATCATTTCGGGAGTCATGTCCAGGCCGATGGCTTTGCCGGTTGGACCTACTTTTTTAGCGGCCAAGATGAGATCGAGTCCGGCGCCGGAACCGAGGTCGAGGACAATGTCGCCCGGCTTCACTTTCATCAGGGCGACCGGGTTACCGCAGCCGAAAGAGACAATGTTGTCGGGCATGGCCGCGAGGTCATCGGGACTATAGCCGGAGGCCTTAGCCATCCAGTTATCCAGTTGGCTGTCGGCCTGATTGTTGCCTCCGCAGCAGCAGCCGGATTTGTGTGTGACTGCTCCGCCGTAGTGTTTTTTTACAGCCTGTTTTATTTCATGTTTGGATTTTGTCATTTTCAGTATGCCTTTGCCATAGTTGACCATTATACCTACTTAAGGTAGTCATAAAGACGGCGAAAATCCAGAAAAGTTTGGCTGTGATGACGGGGCAGTGGTATCAGTGGTTATGGCCGTTTGTTTTTTTCGGTATATTTTCATGTTAGTGTTGTAGTTACGGTAATTTGGGTTCGTTTCGTTGTTTTCGTATTTCTCTCTGTTTTGATCTCTCGCTCATGGTTGGCTCACGCCGCGGCGTGAGCCTACCAATGCGGGATCCATTTGTGCATCGATGCGTTTGATAAATCAAACGCCTACGTATGCGCCAGGTGTATTTTTTGATGTCGGGCCCAAACGAGTTTGAGCCTGCTACCCGGACGCGGTCATTCCGAGCGAAAGCCGGAATCCAGTAAGCAAGAACCGTCAAGGATTCTGCCGTAATGGTGTGTCCGTATTTTTCCGCGCAATCCTCTATCATTCATTTCATTATCCGTATTTGGGTTCGTTTCGTTCTTTTTGTGAAATGCCCTCACCCCGTCCCTCTCCCGGAGGGCGAGGGGGAAAGGGGCGTGAGGTCGCGTTTGATTAGATCGCCGTCAGGTGACATCCCCGAAACTTTCGGGGACAGCACCTGACGGAACAGGGGAATTCTCTATCATCGATATTGTTAGCACGATTTGGGTTCGTTTCGTTGTTTTCGTATTTCTCTCTGTTTTGATCTCTTGCTCATGGTAGGCTCACGCCGCGGCGTGAGCCTACCAATGCGGGATCCATTTGTGCATCGATGCGTTTGATAAATGAAACGCCTACGGATGCGTCAGGTGTTTTTTTTATCAGGCCCAAACAAGTTTGAGCCTGCCACCCACCGTGTCGGAGTGACAGCAGGGTTGCGGGGTGGCAGGAGACTAAGAAGGCTCCTGCCCTACGTCAGCTAATTTCCTTCGGACTCGGTGGACTGGGACTGTTCTTCGTAGTCGGTGGGGAGGGAGAAATGCTGCTGCACCAGAAGCCACTGACCATCGCGTTTCTCCAAAACCCCCGTCCATCGGGCATTGGTCCATCCAATTTTGCGGCCATCCCATTCGCCGTAGTCATCGAGAAGACACGAAAACCACGCCACGTTGCCATCGGGCGAAAGACTGACGCGCAATTCTTTTATCTCCGAACTGGTGGCTCTGAAGCGGGGGTCGAAGAAAATGCGCTCGGCGTAGGACCGGAATTCTTCGAAATTGTGAATGGTCGATTTGGAATCCGGCTGGAACATGAAAAAGCTCGAGTCTTTGGCGCAGTGCCGGTATAGTTTTTCGCGGTCTTTGTCGGGAAGGCACCATTTGATGCTGGTGTTGATGGCTTCGGTGATGGCGGCGATTTCCGCATCGCGATCGATTTTCGATGTCATGTTTGAACACCCCATAATTGCGGTTGTCAGGATTAGTGTCGCGACAATATACCTCATAATTTTTTCCTCCGGTAGCAGTCCGGGTCGGGTTTCTCGGTGGGTGTTTTTCACGATGCCAGAACACACCCGTCGGAACGCCGACCTACTTTGGACTTACGTTAGTCGGTTAATGTTGTTTCCATCAATGACGCTCAGGGCGGGATTTTCGTTGAGGGGAGCAGGTAGACGTAACAATTTTGTTGCTACGCAAGCTGCGGCGAGTCTATATACCTAATATATCAGGGACTTATGAAAACGCAGGGGAATGCATGAATATCTCGGTCAAGCAGATTCGAAGTTTTGCCGAGCCGGCGGGGGTTTTGGGCAAAATTGTCCAGTTCCCGCTGGTGCGGACGGTCATAGCGATTTTGTTCGTTGTAGTTCCGGTTCTTGTGCTCAAAGGTCTGATTGATCTTGTGTTGGACGCCATCGCCGAGCCGGCGGCTTCGTGGATTCGCGACATATTCGCAATCGTGCGAATAGCGGTGGCAATATATTTCTATGGTCTGTTTGTCAGGTTCGTTGAGAAGCGCAAAGCCGATGAGATGTCGCTGTCGGGAAGCCTGAGTGAGACCGGTTGGGGCATTGCACTGGGGGCGGCGCTGATGACGGTGATGGTGGGATTGTTCTGGGTGTTGTCGTATTACCGGGTCGAGAGTATTGGGCCCGTGTCGATAGTAATCCACGGCTTTTTCTTTTTCGCGTT harbors:
- a CDS encoding ABC transporter ATP-binding protein; translation: MQNNWLETVDLCRYYRRGTHEVRAVDRVNFHVKKGEFVAVVGSSGSGKSTLLSLLAGLDTPTSGCVEVDGTSLESLSRRELAAYRAHRVGMVFQSFNLIAHHTALRNVELALYFNDTPAKERRIRSTEILEKLGLGDRLDHRPADLSGGEQQRVALARALVKNPEILFADEPTGNLDLENTRQIANLISDLNKQGLTIVMATHDIDMAQKVVHRTVRMTYGKMSPTDELSNDGGEKQ
- the alr gene encoding alanine racemase, whose product is MMTTKNLLNWVELSQTALTNNINALKSLTNGKLIAVCVKANAYGHGLTEIVSILKDNKVVDYLTVHSLEEAAFCRGSGWRKSIMMLGPVALADAEGVIEFDLEPVVFNKEFLVRLGKLGKKHNREIRTHLKLETGTHRQGIMEKDLPGLAEVYRAYSSLKRPYGASMHFANIEDTTSHDYAEFQLDNYRKMIKKMESLKIKPVIRHTASSAATILFRKTHYEMVRPGISVYGHWPSKETYLSYRLKGGQNDLFKPVLSWKTRITQIKNLPADSFIGYGCTYRTTSPTRLAVIPIGYFDGYSRALSNQSYVLIKGKRAPVRGRICMNLTMIDITDIKGVKLEDEVTIIGTSGKERISAELLASWGNSINYEILARLSPTMPRIIVSLEKS
- a CDS encoding redox-sensing transcriptional repressor Rex, translated to MTLLTNTRKRISESTIHRLSLYYRTLSLLEKENYETVSSKELAKREKLTPAQVRKDLSFFGSFGTRGLGYNVSELKQKIENILGINRDWKVALIGVGNIGSALVSYKEFARQGFNIVKLFDNDQRKIGSNHKGIIVSDIANLEKEIKDADISMVILAVPATVAQYIVDEVVKAGVTAILNFAPINLRVPPDVHLRNENMSMELEYLSFAMVNNHAPRKVK
- the arsM gene encoding arsenite methyltransferase translates to MTKSKHEIKQAVKKHYGGAVTHKSGCCCGGNNQADSQLDNWMAKASGYSPDDLAAMPDNIVSFGCGNPVALMKVKPGDIVLDLGSGAGLDLILAAKKVGPTGKAIGLDMTPEMIETCRANLKKAGITNAEVRQGEMENMPVDDNEIDWIISNCVINLSPDKEKVFAESFRVLKPGGQMMVSDLVTIGLPEELRDDMAAWVSCIAGAVEEDEYITLAEKAGFVDVKVLGKQIYTASALGGLTDSCGCGNDCSCEDKKHKSNSTDFARYDGRVASIKLYARKP
- a CDS encoding nuclear transport factor 2 family protein, which encodes MTSKIDRDAEIAAITEAINTSIKWCLPDKDREKLYRHCAKDSSFFMFQPDSKSTIHNFEEFRSYAERIFFDPRFRATSSEIKELRVSLSPDGNVAWFSCLLDDYGEWDGRKIGWTNARWTGVLEKRDGQWLLVQQHFSLPTDYEEQSQSTESEGN